The following nucleotide sequence is from Polyangiaceae bacterium.
TCGCTGCGGTCATCTGCGGAGCGGGGTGATAGACCCGCGCGGCCGCTGCGTGGTGGACGTCGTCCTCCACGATGACCTGGAGGCGCTTGTAAGCCGGCAGACCGGTACCTGCGGGGATCAAGCGACCCATGATGACGTTCTCCTTGATACCGCGGAGGTCGTCGGTCTTGCCGCAGATGGCGGCCTCCGTGAGCACCTTCGTGGTCTCCTGGAAGGACGAGGCGCTGATGAACGACTCGGTGGAGAGCGAGGCCTTGGTGATGCCCAAGAGCATCGGCTCGGCCACGGCGGGGTGCCCACCGCGCTCCATCACGCGCGCGTTCTCACGC
It contains:
- a CDS encoding DNA-directed RNA polymerase subunit beta', with the translated sequence GPANPHDILRVKGEKELAAWLVNEIQQVYRLQGVGINDKHIEAIVRQMLRRVRIKDVGDTNFLIDEQVEKYVFERENARVMERGGHPAVAEPMLLGITKASLSTESFISASSFQETTKVLTEAAICGKTDDLRGIKENVIMGRLIPAGTGLPAYKRLQVIVEDDVHHAAAARVYHPAPQMTAAMNED